The Coffea arabica cultivar ET-39 chromosome 8e, Coffea Arabica ET-39 HiFi, whole genome shotgun sequence genome window below encodes:
- the LOC113702762 gene encoding lysine-specific demethylase JMJ13 isoform X2: MVEGKACMSREAKLEFLKRKRLQRMKTETVNDFTCVSNMMSRSGGDALRGSAPCGVRIHGNMDNFSQPGATSNVKDVFTKRKVAKFDTTDLDWIDKIPECPVYCPNKEEFEDPLVYLQRIAPEASKYVLMKEKAGFKFTTRVQPLRLAEWDTDDKVTFFMSGRNYTFRDFEKMANKVFARRYCSAGCLPATYLEKEFWHEIACGKTESVEYACDVDGSAFSSSSSDQLGKSKWNLKKLSRLPKSVLRLLQTAIPGVTEPMLYIGMLFSMFAWHVEDHYLYSINYHHCGAAKTWYGIPGHAALDFEKVVREHVYTRDILSADGEDGAFDVLLGKTTLFPPSILLQHNVPVYKAVQKPGEYIVTFPRAYHAGFSHGFNCGEAVNFAIGDWFPLGSIASRRYALLNRMPLLPHEELLCKEALILCMRSEVEDPEYSSADSIAQRNIKVSFVNLMRFQHQARWCLMKSRACWGVSSFSHGTILCSVCKRDCYVAYLNCNCTSHPVCLRHDPKLLDFPCGGIQTLFLREDIFDMEAAAKKFEQEDSILDEQLSRHSDDLILLYNIFPWAQSSGYIPYCDIDLESNLAFPNIENPSEEPMSSSPCYPSMCDVENLKSEKLDTSTISSFVELADSITKIDHVHESHLRNPASIKSSTEALVGFGDSESLMSDEHAGGHLRENQRKDVRPTEDNESDESDSEIFRVKRRSSVKIEQRYGQDPLSVSFDHQGFKRLKKCQSEASNGQLIASEPSVADIPSYTSRPKSNNFKEVADNGLRDRFANRNTGNLSIKIKKVGNDEMMSKNREHQRSDRCQHDLGRTVREPQPHLEMGPKRLKVKGPSFIGLDNRLD, encoded by the exons ATG GTGGAAGGAAAGGCTTGTATGTCAAGAGAGGCTAAATTGGAATTCTTGAAGCGCAAAAGGCTTCAGCGGATGAAAACTGAAACTGTTAATGATTTCACTTGTGTCAGTAACATGATGAGTAGGAGCGGAGGAGATGCTTTAAGAGGCTCTGCACCATGTGGTGTGAGAATCCATGGCAATATGGATAACTTTTCACAACCTGGAGCTACTTCAAACGTGAAAGATGTATTTACCAAGCGCAAAGTGGCAAAGTTCGATACTACTGACCTTGACTGGATAGATAAAATTCCAGAGTGTCCTGTTTATTGTCCGAATAAGGAGGAGTTTGAGGATCCTTTAGTTTATCTGCAGAGAATAGCTCCTGAAGCTTCCAAATATG TTTTGATGAAAGAAAAAGCTGGATTCAAGTTTACAACAAGAGTTCAACCTCTTCGTCTTGCTGAGTGGGACACAGATGACAAAGTCACTTTCTTTATGAGTGGAAG AAACTATACATTTCGTGATTTCGAGAAAATGGCGAACAAGGTATTTGCACGTAGATATTGTAGTGCTGGATGTCTTCCTGCTACATACTTGGAAAAAGAATTTTGGCATGAAATAGCATGTGGAAAGACTGAAAGTGTTGAATATGCATGCGATGTTGATGGTAGTGCCTTTTCATCTTCTTCCAGTGATCAGCTCGGAAAAAGCAAATGGAATTTGAAG AAACTTTCTCGGTTGCCGAAATCCGTTTTACGCCTTCTACAAACGGCAATCCCG GGTGTTACAGAACCTATGCTCTACATTGGGATGCTATTTAGTATGTTTGCATGGCACGTGGAAGATCATTACTTGTATAG TATCAATTACCATCATTGTGGGGCAGCGAAAACCTGGTATGGCATTCCAGGTCATGCGGCTCTGGATTTCGAAAAGGTGGTTCGAGAACATGTTTACACTCGTGATATTTTGTCTGCTGATGGAGAGGATGGGGCTTTTGATGTGCTTTTGGGGAAGACAACACTCTTTCCTCCAAGCATACTCTTGCAGCATAATGTCCCTGTCTACAAGGCTGTGCAGAAGCCTGGGGAGTATATAGTAACCTTTCCTAGAGCATACCATGCAGGATTTAGCCATG GCTTCAATTGTGGTGAAGCTGTGAACTTTGCAATTGGCGATTGGTTTCCATTGGGGTCAATTGCCAGCCGTCGTTACGCACTTCTAAACAGGATGCCACTTCTTCCCCATGAGGAGCTTCTATGTAAAGAAGCACTGATCCTTTGCATGCGTTCGGAAGTTGAAGATCCAGAATATTCATCTGCAGACTCGATAGCACAACGAAACATAAAGGTTTCTTTTGTGAATTTGATGCGGTTCCAGCATCAAGCTCGTTGGTGCTTGATGAAATCACGAGCATGCTGGggtgtttcttcattttctcaTGGAACTATCCTTTGTAGCGTCTGTAAACGTGATTGTTATGTAGCATATCTTAACTGCAATTGCACCTCACATCCTGTGTGCCTGCGCCATG atcctaagttgcttgaCTTCCCTTGTGGTGGCATTCAAACGCTCTTTTTGAGGGAAGATATATTTGACATGGAAGCTGCAGCGAAGAAGTTTGAGCAGGAGGACAGTATATTGGATGAGCAACTCTCTAGGCATAGCGATGACCTTATTCTGCTATATAACATCTTCCCCTGGGCACAATCAAGTGGGTATATCCCTTACTGTGATATAGACTTAGAATCAAACTTGGCATTTCCAAACATTGAGAATCCGTCAGAAGAGCCAATGAGCAGTTCTCCCTGCTATCCTTCCATGTGCGATGTAGAAAATTTGAAGTCAGAGAAGTTAGATACATCAACCATCAGTTCTTTTGTAGAGCTAGCTGATAGTATAACCAAAATTGATCAT GTACATGAGTCTCATTTACGAAATCCAGCGTCTATTAAGTCTTCTACAGAAGCACTTGTTGGCTTTGGAGATTCTGAATCTTTGATGAGTGATGAGCATGCCGGTGGGCATCTCagggaaaatcaaaggaaagatGTAAGACCTACAGAGGATAATGAAAGTGATGAATCTGATTCAGAAATCTTCAGGGTCAAAAGGCGTTCTTCAGTAAAGATTGAGCAGAGATATGGACAGGATCCCCTATCTGTCAGTTTTGATCATCAG GGGTTCAAGCGGCTAAAGAAATGTCAGTCAGAGGCTAGTAACGGGCAATTGATTGCATCAGAGCCTTCAGTGGCTGATATTCCAAGTTATACTTCACGTccaaaatcaaataatttcaaagAAGTTGCAGATAATGGTTTGAGAGACAGGTTTGCCAATAGAAACACTGGTAATCTATCCATCAAGATTAAGAAAGTGGGGAATGATGAGATGATGAGCAAGAACAGGGAGCATCAAAGATCTGATAGGTGCCAGCATGACCTGGGGAGAACAGTGAGGGAGCCACAGCCACATTTGGAGATGGGGCCAAAACGTCTTAAAGTTAAAGGTCCTTCTTTCATAGGATTGGACAACAGGTTGGATTAA
- the LOC113702762 gene encoding lysine-specific demethylase JMJ13 isoform X1 has product MVEGKACMSREAKLEFLKRKRLQRMKTETVNDFTCVSNMMSRSGGDALRGSAPCGVRIHGNMDNFSQPGATSNVKDVFTKRKVAKFDTTDLDWIDKIPECPVYCPNKEEFEDPLVYLQRIAPEASKYGICKIVCPVSADVPAGVVLMKEKAGFKFTTRVQPLRLAEWDTDDKVTFFMSGRNYTFRDFEKMANKVFARRYCSAGCLPATYLEKEFWHEIACGKTESVEYACDVDGSAFSSSSSDQLGKSKWNLKKLSRLPKSVLRLLQTAIPGVTEPMLYIGMLFSMFAWHVEDHYLYSINYHHCGAAKTWYGIPGHAALDFEKVVREHVYTRDILSADGEDGAFDVLLGKTTLFPPSILLQHNVPVYKAVQKPGEYIVTFPRAYHAGFSHGFNCGEAVNFAIGDWFPLGSIASRRYALLNRMPLLPHEELLCKEALILCMRSEVEDPEYSSADSIAQRNIKVSFVNLMRFQHQARWCLMKSRACWGVSSFSHGTILCSVCKRDCYVAYLNCNCTSHPVCLRHDPKLLDFPCGGIQTLFLREDIFDMEAAAKKFEQEDSILDEQLSRHSDDLILLYNIFPWAQSSGYIPYCDIDLESNLAFPNIENPSEEPMSSSPCYPSMCDVENLKSEKLDTSTISSFVELADSITKIDHVHESHLRNPASIKSSTEALVGFGDSESLMSDEHAGGHLRENQRKDVRPTEDNESDESDSEIFRVKRRSSVKIEQRYGQDPLSVSFDHQGFKRLKKCQSEASNGQLIASEPSVADIPSYTSRPKSNNFKEVADNGLRDRFANRNTGNLSIKIKKVGNDEMMSKNREHQRSDRCQHDLGRTVREPQPHLEMGPKRLKVKGPSFIGLDNRLD; this is encoded by the exons ATG GTGGAAGGAAAGGCTTGTATGTCAAGAGAGGCTAAATTGGAATTCTTGAAGCGCAAAAGGCTTCAGCGGATGAAAACTGAAACTGTTAATGATTTCACTTGTGTCAGTAACATGATGAGTAGGAGCGGAGGAGATGCTTTAAGAGGCTCTGCACCATGTGGTGTGAGAATCCATGGCAATATGGATAACTTTTCACAACCTGGAGCTACTTCAAACGTGAAAGATGTATTTACCAAGCGCAAAGTGGCAAAGTTCGATACTACTGACCTTGACTGGATAGATAAAATTCCAGAGTGTCCTGTTTATTGTCCGAATAAGGAGGAGTTTGAGGATCCTTTAGTTTATCTGCAGAGAATAGCTCCTGAAGCTTCCAAATATG GAATATGCAAGATTGTTTGCCCTGTAAGTGCTGATGTTCCGGCTGGTGTAGTTTTGATGAAAGAAAAAGCTGGATTCAAGTTTACAACAAGAGTTCAACCTCTTCGTCTTGCTGAGTGGGACACAGATGACAAAGTCACTTTCTTTATGAGTGGAAG AAACTATACATTTCGTGATTTCGAGAAAATGGCGAACAAGGTATTTGCACGTAGATATTGTAGTGCTGGATGTCTTCCTGCTACATACTTGGAAAAAGAATTTTGGCATGAAATAGCATGTGGAAAGACTGAAAGTGTTGAATATGCATGCGATGTTGATGGTAGTGCCTTTTCATCTTCTTCCAGTGATCAGCTCGGAAAAAGCAAATGGAATTTGAAG AAACTTTCTCGGTTGCCGAAATCCGTTTTACGCCTTCTACAAACGGCAATCCCG GGTGTTACAGAACCTATGCTCTACATTGGGATGCTATTTAGTATGTTTGCATGGCACGTGGAAGATCATTACTTGTATAG TATCAATTACCATCATTGTGGGGCAGCGAAAACCTGGTATGGCATTCCAGGTCATGCGGCTCTGGATTTCGAAAAGGTGGTTCGAGAACATGTTTACACTCGTGATATTTTGTCTGCTGATGGAGAGGATGGGGCTTTTGATGTGCTTTTGGGGAAGACAACACTCTTTCCTCCAAGCATACTCTTGCAGCATAATGTCCCTGTCTACAAGGCTGTGCAGAAGCCTGGGGAGTATATAGTAACCTTTCCTAGAGCATACCATGCAGGATTTAGCCATG GCTTCAATTGTGGTGAAGCTGTGAACTTTGCAATTGGCGATTGGTTTCCATTGGGGTCAATTGCCAGCCGTCGTTACGCACTTCTAAACAGGATGCCACTTCTTCCCCATGAGGAGCTTCTATGTAAAGAAGCACTGATCCTTTGCATGCGTTCGGAAGTTGAAGATCCAGAATATTCATCTGCAGACTCGATAGCACAACGAAACATAAAGGTTTCTTTTGTGAATTTGATGCGGTTCCAGCATCAAGCTCGTTGGTGCTTGATGAAATCACGAGCATGCTGGggtgtttcttcattttctcaTGGAACTATCCTTTGTAGCGTCTGTAAACGTGATTGTTATGTAGCATATCTTAACTGCAATTGCACCTCACATCCTGTGTGCCTGCGCCATG atcctaagttgcttgaCTTCCCTTGTGGTGGCATTCAAACGCTCTTTTTGAGGGAAGATATATTTGACATGGAAGCTGCAGCGAAGAAGTTTGAGCAGGAGGACAGTATATTGGATGAGCAACTCTCTAGGCATAGCGATGACCTTATTCTGCTATATAACATCTTCCCCTGGGCACAATCAAGTGGGTATATCCCTTACTGTGATATAGACTTAGAATCAAACTTGGCATTTCCAAACATTGAGAATCCGTCAGAAGAGCCAATGAGCAGTTCTCCCTGCTATCCTTCCATGTGCGATGTAGAAAATTTGAAGTCAGAGAAGTTAGATACATCAACCATCAGTTCTTTTGTAGAGCTAGCTGATAGTATAACCAAAATTGATCAT GTACATGAGTCTCATTTACGAAATCCAGCGTCTATTAAGTCTTCTACAGAAGCACTTGTTGGCTTTGGAGATTCTGAATCTTTGATGAGTGATGAGCATGCCGGTGGGCATCTCagggaaaatcaaaggaaagatGTAAGACCTACAGAGGATAATGAAAGTGATGAATCTGATTCAGAAATCTTCAGGGTCAAAAGGCGTTCTTCAGTAAAGATTGAGCAGAGATATGGACAGGATCCCCTATCTGTCAGTTTTGATCATCAG GGGTTCAAGCGGCTAAAGAAATGTCAGTCAGAGGCTAGTAACGGGCAATTGATTGCATCAGAGCCTTCAGTGGCTGATATTCCAAGTTATACTTCACGTccaaaatcaaataatttcaaagAAGTTGCAGATAATGGTTTGAGAGACAGGTTTGCCAATAGAAACACTGGTAATCTATCCATCAAGATTAAGAAAGTGGGGAATGATGAGATGATGAGCAAGAACAGGGAGCATCAAAGATCTGATAGGTGCCAGCATGACCTGGGGAGAACAGTGAGGGAGCCACAGCCACATTTGGAGATGGGGCCAAAACGTCTTAAAGTTAAAGGTCCTTCTTTCATAGGATTGGACAACAGGTTGGATTAA